The Triticum aestivum cultivar Chinese Spring chromosome 3A, IWGSC CS RefSeq v2.1, whole genome shotgun sequence genome includes a region encoding these proteins:
- the LOC123061295 gene encoding uncharacterized protein, with protein MGSVGGEEEFPAGVTGADAEVGALVWVRRRNGSWWPGRILGQDELPENCVVPPRSAGTPIKLLGRPDGSIDWYNLEKSKRVKAFRCGEYEECIEKAKILARQQKRTYNEGKYVRREDAIMHALEIERSRFPDEDEMDDAMCASENRYSANSRNIGGASRISSRVERGLYDIEENSAQGLSEGSTFFKVPQNISSSSTRYASSSRKKRKASNKFEDDTVKGFRRMRDLIGSNRTPKQKSSAGSFSNGYHDLPYLESGPSFGYELPSTNGINKNNQSHSLTKRKRSNIGQAYENSRKKDKRRPLSKLCKDSAVKVPTYWDASGQSSVQSPGHKLSNVFESNWGGFSLPGNLNCSYSSGTSSVETSADALCTSHSGSTKASKLKEAEVLDGTGFLSDGCSDDDEFLDAHRTMEDDVTAEGHLHTHGSCASVKDETLKGKTQITDYSREHIPLLRDNTSSKKKNIQVTPVSCNMDESLIVEQYGRTIKCKEQDEDVTGLDARVGSTSDPGSSMKFVLVPPDDGAGIMGQQYYESGPEHDESFETLSNHSHSEKVGAASPYYGSPLKVILPEQKPDMKSTRCHVVKPMKSVQADYKLYDVELAVEGTYKGHRAPLVSLTSKWNRKPVMGFPVPVVVLDDSCPVESRDNHHLAKNSPTHLLKRSEVAEPRQPRSSHSSKSKLGGRKKVSEHDMDKSWRPHTKKSASSPRKMRRLSSFGSSRRESTKRNTVVRKIGGPTIACIPVRLVFSRINEALSFQVRSENTS; from the exons ATGGGAAGCGTCGGTGGAGAGGAGGAGTTCCCCGCCGGCGTGACGGGGGCGGACGCGGAGGTGGGTGCGCTAGTCTGGGTGCGCCGCCGCAACGGATCCTGGTGGCCCGGTCGGATCCTTGGCCAGGACGAGTTACCCGAGAACTGCGTGGTTCCACCGCGCTCTGCAGGCACACCCATCAAGCTCCTCGGCCGCCCGGACGGCAGCAT TGACTGGTATAATCTCGAGAAATCTAAGCGCGTGAAGGCATTCCGGTGTGGTGAGTATGAAGAGTGTATAGAAAAAGCGAAAATTTTGGCTCGCCAGCAAAAGAGGACCTACAATGAAGGAAAGTATGTTCGCAGGGAGGATGCTATTATGCACGCCCTTGAAATAGAAAGATCTCGCTTTCCAGACGAAGATGAGATGGACGATGCTATGTGTGCATCTGAGAACAGGTATTCTGCAAATTCTAGAAACATAGGTGGAGCCAGCAGAATATCTTCTCGCGTAGAAAGGGGTCTGTATGATATTGAAGAAAACTCAGCTCAAGGTTTATCTGAAGGGTCAACATTTTTCAAGGTGCCACAAAATATATCCTCTTCAAGTACTAGGTATGCTTCATCTTCAAGGAAGAAACGGAAGGCATCAAACAAATTTGAGGACGACACAGTTAAAGGATTCCGGCGTATGAGAGACCTTATTGGATCAAACAGGACCCCCAAACAGAAGTCAAGTGCTGGTTCTTTTTCAAATGGGTATCATGATTTACCTTATCTTGAAAGTGGGCCAAGCTTTGGCTATGAGTTGCCTAGCACAAATGGAATAAACAAGAATAATCAGTCTCATTCATTGACAAAAAGGAAACGCTCCAATATTGGTCAAGCTTATGAAAATTCAAGAAAGAAAGATAAGCGACGTCCTTTGTCAAAGTTATGTAAAGATTCAGCAGTGAAAGTTCCAACATATTGGGACGCTTCAGGACAGTCTTCTGTCCAGTCCCCTGGACACAAACTGTCGAACGTGTTCGAATCAAATTGGGGGGGATTTTCTTTGCCAGGAAATTTAAATTGTTCTTACAGCTCGGGCACTTCAAGTGTGGAGACTTCAGCAGATGCCTTATGTACTAGTCACAGTGGTTCTACCAAAGCTTCTAAACTAAAGGAAGCTGAAGTCTTGGACGGGACTGGGTTTCTTAGTGATGGCTGCTCTGATGACGATGAGTTTCTTGATGCTCACCGTACTATGGAGGATGATGTCACAGCAGAAG GCCATTTGCACACACATGGATCGTGTGCATCTGTAAAGGATGAGACCTTAAAAGGCAAGACACAAATTACTGACTATAGCAGAGAACACATACCCTTACTTCGTGATAATACAAGTTCCAAGAAGAAAAACATACAGGTAACTCCAGTAAGCTGCAACATGGATGAAAGTTTGATCGTGGAACAATATGGAAGGACAATAAAATGCAAGGAACAAGATGAAGATGTTACTGGGTTGGATGCACGAGTCGGAAGTACTAGTGATCCTGGGAGTAGCATGAAATTTGTGCTGGTTCCTCCAGATGATGGTGCTGGCATTATGGGGCAACAATATTATGAAAGCGGACCCGAGCATGATGAGTCATTTGAAACTCTAAGCAACCATTCACACTCTGAAAAGGTTGGGGCAGCATCCCCATATTATGGGTCACCGCTTAAAGTAATACTGCCTGAGCAGAAACCTGATATGAAATCTACAAGATGCCATGTGGTAAAGCCAATGAAGAGTGTACAAGCAGACTATAAACTTTATGATGTTGAGTTGGCAGTCGAAGGAACCTACAAGGGCCACCGTGCACCTCTTGTTTCTCTGACAAGTAAATGGAACCGTAAACCTGTTATGGGGTTTCCTGTACCTGTTGTTGTTTTGGATGATAGTTGTCCTGTGGAAAGTAGAGATAATCACCATCTGGCAAAGAACAGTCCTACCCACTTGCTAAAGAGGAGCGAAGTTGCAGAACCGCGCCAGCCAAGATCGTCACATTCATCTAAATCAAAACTTGGTGGCCGTAAAAAGGTCTCGGAGCATGATATGGATAAGTCCTGGCGGCCACATACCAAGAAATCAGCATCTTCACCAAGGAAAATGCGCAGGCTCTCATCTTTTGGCAGCAGCCGCAGAGAAAGCACAAAGAGAAATACTGTAGTTCGGAAAATTGGCGGGCCAACTATCGCGTGCATCCCGGTTCGACTTGTTTTCAGTAGGATCAATGAAGCATTAAGCTTTCAAGTGAGATCAGAAAACACTAGCTGA